One window of the Thermodesulfobacteriota bacterium genome contains the following:
- a CDS encoding SEC-C metal-binding domain-containing protein, translating into MIRITSTTPKEIKYNIREFCKEIDPSKDPRFVTVQPEPWCDVNECFNNVKNHVRIHGGSIQYGWIIWEIPNIFLDAEFHAVWVNPSGDFIDITPKPDGEKIILFLPDSLRVYENELIENIRKPLIDNEFTRRLVKEGQKNFKLKQKHFKNGKVDVDALLKEAGISNPGKVGRNDPCPCGSGKKYKKCCGE; encoded by the coding sequence ATGATCCGTATTACATCTACTACACCTAAAGAAATTAAATATAACATTCGAGAATTCTGTAAGGAAATTGATCCTTCAAAAGACCCCCGATTTGTTACTGTTCAACCTGAGCCTTGGTGTGATGTCAATGAGTGCTTTAACAACGTAAAGAATCATGTGCGAATTCACGGTGGCAGCATTCAGTATGGCTGGATAATTTGGGAAATCCCCAATATTTTTCTTGATGCAGAGTTCCATGCAGTGTGGGTAAATCCATCTGGAGATTTTATTGACATTACCCCGAAACCGGATGGCGAGAAAATTATCCTGTTTCTTCCCGATAGTTTGAGAGTTTATGAAAATGAACTTATTGAAAACATACGAAAACCTCTTATTGATAACGAATTCACTCGCAGGTTGGTAAAGGAAGGGCAAAAGAATTTTAAACTAAAACAGAAGCACTTTAAGAACGGAAAAGTCGACGTTGACGCACTTTTAAAAGAAGCAGGAATCTCTAACCCAGGGAAAGTTGGTAGAAACGACCCTTGTCCATGTGGTAGTGGAAAGAAATACAAAAAGTGTTGTGGGGAATGA